GGCCAGTGCAGCGCGGCGGGCTCCTGTGGTGGCTCCCTGTTCGCCCAGCTGTTCGGCAACCGGCCGGTGCGGGTAGAGGTGGACAACCCGCTGCAGGCGCAGCCGGGGCAGGGGGTCGTCGTCGGTGTGCCGGAGCGGCTCATGCTCAGCGGCTCCCTGCATCTCTACCTGCTGCCCCTGCTCGGCCTGATCCTGGGTGCCTTGCTGGGGCAGGGCCTGTTTTCTGGGCAGGCCGGTGAATTACCCGCCATACTGGGGGCCTTGCTGGGCCTTTTTGCCTTTCCCGCCCTTTGGCGGTGGTTGAAACCCGTCTTGGCAGCAACCACATCCCTACCCATCATCATGCGTATCCAAACGGAGGGCCTGCCGGTGGCCCCTCCGGGATCAAACGAGGAGAAAAAACCATGCCTGTAAGCACGACACACCTGAAAAACTATCGGAACAGGGTCCTGGCCCGCCTTGCTCTGCTCATGGCGCTGTTTGGGCTGACAGGGCTGGCGCTGGCCAATAACCTGCCCAATTTCACCGAGCTGGCCAAGCAGACCGGCCCGGCGGTGGTCAATATCAGTACCCAGAAGACCCTGGCCAGGCGCGCCGTGCCGCACAATTTCCAGATGCCTGATCTGCCCGAGGACAGCCCCTTCAACGAGCTGTTCAAGCACTTCTTCCAGATGCCCAAGGGCTTGGAGAAGGAGGGCGGCAAGTCCGAACGCAGCTCCCTGGGCTCGGGCTTCATCATCTCCGAGGACGGCTATATAGTCACCAACCATCATGTGGTGGAGGGGGCCGATGAGATCATCATCCGCCTCACCGACCGGCGCGAGTTCGAGGCCAAGGTGATCGGCTCGGATCAGCGCAGCGACGTTGCCCTGCTCAAGATCGAGGCTGCGGGCCTGCCCACCCTGAAGACCGCCCAGACCGACGAGGTGCAGGTGGGTGAATGGGTGCTGGCCATAGGCTCGCCGTTTGGCTTTGACCACTCGGTCACCGCCGGCATCGTCAGCGCCAAGGGCCGCAGCCTGCCGGATGACACCTATGTGCCCTTCATCCAGACCGACGTGGCGATCAACCCAGGTAACTCCGGCGGTCCGCTAATCAATCTCAAGGGCGAGGTGATCGGCGTCAATTCCCAGATCTACAGCCGCACCGGCGGTTATATGGGCCTGGCCTTCTCCATCCCCATCGACGTCGCCATGGATGTGGTGGAACAGTTGCGCGACAAGGGCAAGGTCACCCGTGGTTGGCTCGGGGTCTATATCCAGGATGTTACCCGCGAGCTGGCCGAATCCTTCGGCCTGGACAGCCCGCGCGGTGCCCTGGTGGCCCAGGTCATAGAGGATAGCCCGGCGGCCAAGGCCGGTATCCAGGTGGGTGACGTGATCCTGGAGTACAACGGCAAACAGGTGGACAGCTCCTCGGTGCTGCCGCACCTGGTGGGCCGCAGCCTGGTGGACGAGGACGCCAAACTGAGCCTGCTGCGCAAGGGCGAGCAACTGGAGCTGAGCGTACGCATCGGTGAGCTGAGCGGCGACGGCAAGCAGGCCGATGGCCGGGTGGACGACAGTGATCGCCTGGGTCTGGGGGTGCGCGACCTGACCGCTGCCGAGCGCGACCAGCTGGAGATCAAGAAGGAACTCGGCGTGTTGGTGACCCGGATCGAATCCGGCCCCGCCAGCCGCGCCGGGGTAATGGTGGATGATGTCATACTCATGCTGGACAACCAAGCGATCAAATCCGCCAGCCAGTTCGCCAAGCTGGTGACCGAGCTGCCGGCGGAAAAATCCATCGCCGTGCTGGTACAACGCAAGAGCGGCACCCTGTTCCTGGCCATGCGTCTGCCAAAAAAATAAGCTTGTCGGGACTCGGGACTCGGGACTCGGGACTCGGGACTCGGGACTCGGAAGGGAAGGGCAGCATGGCATGGCTGCCCGATCAAGGCGCGAAGTGAGACCAATGGTTCTTCTATGAAATCTTTGCGTCCTTTGCGATCCGGTTTTTTGCTACTGATCTGGCCCAGGCCTCAAACTTCACCCTTCAACCTTCAAACTTCCCAAGGTGTGGGGCTGGTGGCGCAGCCCCCCCTCGGGTATCATCCACCGGCCGCGCAGCCCGAGACGATTTCGGGCGCGCGGCCTCCTTTTTTCTGCTCCGGAAGCCCATGGCCGATCTCGATCACATCCGCAACTTCTCCATCATTGCCCACATCGACCACGGCAAGTCCACCATTGCCGATCGCTTCATCCAGGTCTGTGGCGGACTGACCAACCGCGAGATGTCCGAGCAGGTGCTCGATTCCATGGACCTGGAGCGCGAGCGCGGCATCACCATCAAGGCGCAGAGCGTCACCCTCAACTATCAGGCCGTCAATGGCGAGACCTATCAGCTGAACTTCATCGACACCCCAGGGCATGTGGACTTCTCCTATGAGGTATCCCGCTCCCTGGCCGCCTGCGAGGGCGCTCTGCTGGTGGTGGATGCCGCCCAGGGGGTCGAGGCGCAGAGCGTGGCCAACTGCTATACCGCCATAGACCTGGGCCTGGAGGTGGTGCCGGTACTGAACAAGATCGACCTGCCGGCCGCCGAGCCGGAAAAGGTCATCCGCGAGATCGAAGAGATCATCGGCATCGAGGCCCATGACGCGATCAAGGTCAGCGCCAAGACCGGCGTCGGCATCCCCGATCTGCTGGAACAGCTGGTGGCGCGCATCCCGCCGCCCCAGGGCGATGCCAGTGCGCCGTTGCAGGCGCTGATCATCGACTCCTGGTTCGACCCCTACGTTGGCGTCATCTCCCTGGTGCGGGTGGTCAACGGCGTGTTGAAAAGGCGCGACAAGGTGCTGGTGATGTCCACCGGTCGGGTGCATCAGGCCGATGAGGTAGGGGTGTTCACCCCCAAGCGCACGGCCCGACCCCATGGTCTGCATCCCGGTGAGGTGGGCTATCTCATCGCCGGCATCAAGGAGATCGACGGTGCCCCGGTGGGCGATACCCTGAGCCTGGCGGACAACCCGGCGGATAAGGCCCTGCCGGGCTTTGCCGAAACCCGGCCACGGGTGTTCGCCGGTCTCTATCCGGTCAGTACCGACGACTACGAAGACCTGCGCGAGGCCCTGCGCAAGCTCAAGCTGAACGACGCCGCGCTGCACTTCGAGCCCGAGACCTCCCAGGCCCTGGGGTTTGGCTTCCGCTGCGGCTTTCTTGGCATGCTGCACATGGAAATTGTGCAGGAGCGGCTGGAACGGGAGTATGATCTGGACTTGATCACCACCGCCCCCACGGTGGTCTATGAGGTGCTGAAGAATGATGGCGAGGTGCTCAAGCTGGAGAACCCGGCGGAGCTGCCCGACCCCAGCGCCATCGAAGAGGTCCGCGAGCCCATCATCGACGCCCACATCCTGGTGCCTCAGGACTAC
This is a stretch of genomic DNA from gamma proteobacterium SS-5. It encodes these proteins:
- the lepA gene encoding elongation factor 4, with the protein product MADLDHIRNFSIIAHIDHGKSTIADRFIQVCGGLTNREMSEQVLDSMDLERERGITIKAQSVTLNYQAVNGETYQLNFIDTPGHVDFSYEVSRSLAACEGALLVVDAAQGVEAQSVANCYTAIDLGLEVVPVLNKIDLPAAEPEKVIREIEEIIGIEAHDAIKVSAKTGVGIPDLLEQLVARIPPPQGDASAPLQALIIDSWFDPYVGVISLVRVVNGVLKRRDKVLVMSTGRVHQADEVGVFTPKRTARPHGLHPGEVGYLIAGIKEIDGAPVGDTLSLADNPADKALPGFAETRPRVFAGLYPVSTDDYEDLREALRKLKLNDAALHFEPETSQALGFGFRCGFLGMLHMEIVQERLEREYDLDLITTAPTVVYEVLKNDGEVLKLENPAELPDPSAIEEVREPIIDAHILVPQDYLGNVITLCVEKRGVQKNMQYVGGQVQLHYELPMNEVVLDFFDRLKSCSRGFASFEYEFKRFDAAPLVKLDILINGERVDALSLIVHRTFAEGRGRELTEKMKELIPRQMFEVAIQAAIGSKIIARSSVKALRKNVLAKCYGGDVTRKRKLLEKQKAGKKRMKSVGRVDIPQEAFLAVLKVGQDS
- a CDS encoding DegQ family serine endoprotease, whose product is MPVSTTHLKNYRNRVLARLALLMALFGLTGLALANNLPNFTELAKQTGPAVVNISTQKTLARRAVPHNFQMPDLPEDSPFNELFKHFFQMPKGLEKEGGKSERSSLGSGFIISEDGYIVTNHHVVEGADEIIIRLTDRREFEAKVIGSDQRSDVALLKIEAAGLPTLKTAQTDEVQVGEWVLAIGSPFGFDHSVTAGIVSAKGRSLPDDTYVPFIQTDVAINPGNSGGPLINLKGEVIGVNSQIYSRTGGYMGLAFSIPIDVAMDVVEQLRDKGKVTRGWLGVYIQDVTRELAESFGLDSPRGALVAQVIEDSPAAKAGIQVGDVILEYNGKQVDSSSVLPHLVGRSLVDEDAKLSLLRKGEQLELSVRIGELSGDGKQADGRVDDSDRLGLGVRDLTAAERDQLEIKKELGVLVTRIESGPASRAGVMVDDVILMLDNQAIKSASQFAKLVTELPAEKSIAVLVQRKSGTLFLAMRLPKK
- a CDS encoding SoxR reducing system RseC family protein, whose protein sequence is MIETQARVVAVQGGRTWVQAARRSSCGQCSAAGSCGGSLFAQLFGNRPVRVEVDNPLQAQPGQGVVVGVPERLMLSGSLHLYLLPLLGLILGALLGQGLFSGQAGELPAILGALLGLFAFPALWRWLKPVLAATTSLPIIMRIQTEGLPVAPPGSNEEKKPCL